GGGCTACATACCAAAGGCTCATCAACAGAATGTTTACCCACCAGATCGGATGCTCCATGGAAgtttacgttgatgacatgcttgtcaAAAGCATTAAGGCTATGGACCACATCTCTGACCTCGAAGAAATGTTTATAATCCTACATGAATACTAGATGAAATTGAACACGAGCAAATGCGCCTTCGGCGTCAGCTTGGGAAAATTCCTCAGATTCTTGGTCAGTTAGAGAGGAATTGAGGTGAACCCCAACAAAATTCACACTCTGCTCGACATGAGCTCATTCAAGACGATAAAAGAAGTCTAATGCCTTACAAGAAGAATAGCTTCCTGAACCGTTTCGTATCTCGAGCTATCGAAAAATGGCTCCCATTTTTTAAGTAATTAAAAGGGAACCAAAAGACAGAATGGATGGAAGAGTGCGAGCTCGCCTTCTAGGAGCTCAAGCAGTACATGGGGTCCCCACCACTACTCTTAAAGCTCGAACAAGGGGAATTGCTCCTTTTATATCTAGCAGTATTGTCAGCTACTGTTAGTTCGGTCCTTATCAGAGAACAAGGGGGGAAACAATTTCCTATGTACTAAGTCAGCAAGAGCCTTATCCCAGCAGAAACCAGCCATCTGAGCATCGAGAAGCTCGCCCTAGCCCTAATCATCTCATCACGACAACTCCGACCCTACTTTCAGGCCCATACCATAGTAATCCCGACCAATCAACCTCTCCGCAAGGTACTCCAAAAACCTGAGGTATCAAGTAGACTGACAAAATGGGTGATCGAGCTCAGCAAGTTCGAAATTGAATACCAACCCCGAACTGCCATTAAAGGCCAGGTAGTGACAAATTTCATTGTCGAGCTCGTGTGCGGGAACGACCTGGAAGCTAGTCCAAGTAACAATACTGATCTGCCCAAAAATCAGACAGTCGAGCCAGAACTGCCAACATGGATGTTGTACGTCgacggctcatccaactctaaaggCAACGGGGTCGGGATAGTCCTTGAGGCTCCTAATCGGACAATGTGGCGGAATATGAAGCACTATAATCAAACAATGCAGTAGAATACAAAGCGTTTTTATATGGGCTCAGGCTAGTAGCTGTCATGGGAGCCCAGCACTTGAAAATTCGTAGCAACTCACGGCTCGTCGTCAACCAAATAGCTAGTGAATACCATGCTAAGAAAGAATGAATGGAGGACCACTTAAAGAAAGCCAGAGAACTGATCAGTAAATTCTCAAAGTATAATATTAGCCTGATCCCTGGGTCAGGGAACTCTAAAGCAGACATGCCGCAAAGCTAGCAACAACAACTAAAGACGATATCCCGAAACCAATCCCGATCGAGTTCTTAACTGAACTAAGCATCAATGAACCCGATCTGAGCACTGTCATCCTGATAAATTCAGGACCGACCTAGATGGATCCTATAATCAATTACCTCAAGGAAGGAAAGCTGCTTGAGGGCCGACTAAAGGCACGGAGACTTCAATCTAGGGCAGTCCGCTACACCATGATCGGAGACATTCTATACAAAAAATGATTCTCGCTCCCGTATCTCAGATGCATCCGATCTGACGAAGTAAAATACGTTTTgaaagaaattcatgaaggaaccACTCTAGCGGTCAAGCCCTCGCTCACAACGTTATCCGACAGGGATATTTTTGGCCGACCATCCAGACATATGCCAAGTAATACACTCGAAAATGTGACAAATGTCAGTGATTCATGACGATACCCTGACAGCCTCCTGAGCAATTAACTCATATGACCAGACCATGGTCATTCGCCCAATGGGAAATTGACATCATCAGCCCCTTACCAACTGGCAAAGGGCGGACTAAATTTGTGGTCATCGCAATCgactatttcaccaaatgggccgaggccgagccCCTGGCCAAGATCACTGAATAGAAAATTATGGACTTCGTCTGGAAAAATATCATATGCCAGTATGAAATCCCCCACACGATCATTTCGAATAATGGAAAACAGTTTAACAACCAGCAATTCCTAGGTATGTGTAAAAATCTCGGGATTTGAAATGTCTACTCATCACCCCTGCACCTACAGGCTAACGGACACATCGAaacagtcaacaagatcatcaaaaatCATTTCCAAATGAAGCTCGAGAGGGCCAAAGGATCCTAAGCATAAGAGCTTCCTCACGTCCTCTAGGCATACCGGACTATTGCTCAGACAGCCACGGAAGAAACCCCTTTCTCCCTGGACCTCGGTGTTGAGGCCATTATCCCAGTCAAGATCGAGCTCCCAACTACTAAGACCCGCTCCTACAACGAACGACAGAACGCCAAACAAATGGCACTAGATCTTGACCTTATCGAAGAGAGAAGGGAATAAGCCCAAGTCAAGGTCGCAGGTCGCCCGTTTCTACAATTCTAGAGTGAAGACAAGAAGGTTCTGAGCTGGAGATCTAGTCCTCCAAAGAACCTTCCAGAACACCAAGGAACCCGACTCAGAAATCTTGGGACCAAACTGGGAAGGAACCTATGTGGTAACAAGCACGAGCTGACCAAGGTCATACCGACTCGAGGACCTAGAAGGTTGACTCCTTCCATATCCGTGAAACGCCGAGCATCTTAAAATTTACTATGCATAGGGACTAACCTGGCCTGAGCACAAAAGTTACTTTCTCGCTGTTTTAAGTCTACAATATTGGAACCATTGCAATAAAAATCCCGAGGTCGGGACGAGTTCGCTCCCTACTTCCATGTCTACAAATAATACATCTACTAAAAATCTACTAAGAGCTTCCTATAATACAAGGGAAGAACAACCCTCATTAATGGGTCAACCCTTCAAGAAGAGGTCGGGCCATGAGTTATCGTCACTACTTGGGTCACGCAATTTGCCGTAAAGATGATCCTCTTAAAATACAGAAGTATCCGACCTACGGAAGTGCTCGACCAAGAATCATAGATTCATAAGGTTAAAACAACTAAGGGCTCAACTTTGGCACAAAACACCGACTTACCCATCGCAAAACCTACCAATCTACTCAAAACGATCATTGTAATGAACAAAAAGTATCTTttgattaaaaataatttagaggGGTACATTGCAAAAAGCCAAAAATTACAACAAGAAGGGGAGAGGAAGGAGTCATGATGTCGCGGAGGCctctcaaagggtgagtcctctaGAGGCGCCTCAGAATCGAAGTCGATCTTCTCAAAGGCTGAGAGGTCAAGCTTGGGATGCACCCCTTTGATGTCCTCAAGGCACTTCTCGTACCCGAGGCCATATAGGGTGTCCCTATCCTCCGTATACTCCTTGGAGGACTTAAACTCCTCCACAGATGTCACCCAAGCCAAAGATACAGCTACCTGGGCCTCCTTGATCTTCACATCAAAGGACCACTTCAGCTCATTCAGTTTTGATTTCCACCGAGCTCCTCTCTTCAAGGCATCGGCAAGTAGCTTCTTCAATGCCTTTAGCTCGACCGTCGAACCCTCTACCTGAGCTTTCAGGGCAACATTCTGAGAACGAAGTTGATCGACCTCCTCATAAAGCCGCCCAGCTTTAGTGCAGGACTGCCCAGCCTCGATGCGAAGTCGCTCGGCCTTAGCCCCCTTTTGCAACAATGCCGCCTTCGCTTCTTTACATTCCGCCTGGAGGCGTGACATCTCGTGAAGCACATTAAGCAGGGAGGGGGTGCactacaaataaaaaataaaaaaaatcgtaATATCAGAccaatgcaaaaaaaataaataaaggaaggaaGTAAGGATATCTCAAGAAAGGTAAACCTACCCTAAAGAAGAGCCACGCCACCTGACCTAGAACTCCATCTGGCGGCATATCCATCGTACTGGTAAAATCGACATCAGAGACGTGCCGATCTGCCTAAGGCAGAAGCCCCTCTATTATAGCCTAAGCCGACCCAAGAGACCTCTAACCCTCTCCGCCGTGGCCACCGAATGGGCCCTCCACTTGGGGCGAGGGGAGTTCGGTAGCCATCTCCGCAACCACCCGGCCCCCAGCAGGCTAAGCTTCGGCGAGCGAATTCGATCCAACAACCACCTCGGAAACAATGGTAGTATGAGCCGAGGACGGAACATCCTCCACAATCTCTCGGGCTACGGAAGGTCTGACCTTCCCTTTGGTTTTGAAAGtcggcttcttcttcttttgggcatTTTGATGGCCTTGACTTTGGTATGTCTACACAGTAAAACGAGTTAGCAAAAAAATCTGCGAAGTACGCCTAATCCTGAGCAACCTACTGAAAAGCTATACCTGTCAAGACTAGATCAAGACCTAATTTAAGCATAAGCTCGGGCGTGATGAGCTCCCTCCAAGATCTCAAGTCGGCGTCTATGGACCTAGCTCTAGTAATCCGAACAAGAGCTTCTACACCCACCACGTGGGATACTTGGGAACAACTGTCAAAAAAGAACACAAGTCAGAACAAAGGTGATGACCAAGAgaaacgaagaaaaaaaaaaaaaaaagctaagccCGAACATATCGACCTGTCACGCAAAAGGAGATCAAGACCAACGAACAAAGCCCAGATATCCTTATCGCCTCCCACTCCCCCGACACCCAAAACCACTTATTCTTCCAGTTCTTATTCGATGTCAGGACGTTCGTGATTAGGGCCTTGCCAGATCCCCACTATGAGGAGAAAAATACCAACCCTTATGAAGAGGGTTAGATTTCACTTGGTATAGGTGGAGAAACTCATCCATGGTTAGTATGGGCTGGTCAAGCTCGGACCAGAGGATGAACGACCTCACCAATGCCCTCCAGGCATTTGGGATCAGCTACCCAGAGGCTATCCCCAAGTGTGCAAGCACCCGCCTCACTATCCTCTAGAGGGGAAGCCTAAGGCTGTATTGGAGAGCGACCTAGAAAATGGCCACCTCGCCCTCAGGGGGGCTCGTTAGAAAGCTTGCCCGGTGAGGGAGCTCGGAGTACCACAGAGTCTAGAATGTGGTACCCCGACCTTATCCTCACCAGGTCGGCCTCCGTCAACACGGATCCAACTGGCCCTCTTTTCTCCGCCTCCGACGATGATTCGCTAGCTCCGCCTCCTCCGACCGCTCTATCGGTGACCATTCAACTGCCCGCGACATATGGGATGCATGAAAATCCCTGTCGCTTATCATCATCAATGGTGATGGTGGGTTCGACAAGGGGTGAAGGTCATCTACCTAACATGACAATCGGGGGGTCCCCTCCCAAGGACTTGAGGTTTCCGACAtggctgtgggcccaaaaaaatgcTGGAAAAcccagaagaaaagaagaaaaaaggagagaagtACAAGAATACGGGAACGGAGCTCATCGGGGAAGAAGGTCTCTAGAGATTGTCAGAATTCACACCGAGAATTGTTAAGCGCAGGAAAATGGGCGAACAGGCAGAGTGACAACATAAAGTGAGCCCTGCTTGATTAGGTTTTCTCCCCTTTTATAGCGAAAACGTCCATACACCATTAAATGCCGCATTCATTACTGCAACCAGAACAGCTCCTCGATACTCGCGCCCGAACAAGTGGAGCTTCGTCATTTGTCATACAACTCCATGACCAAAGCATGCGCCACACGTGGTTGCCCCACTGGTCGGACACCAAAAAGGCTCTCTGACAGCACACGTGACCTCGAGCCACAAGCATACCGTCTCGAGTACCATGTGTCATGATTGTAAATACGCTCTGAGTCCTATGCACGACACCTAAAATCGACATTAATGAGGAACTGACTCAACACCCCAGATAATAATAATCTGACCTGATCAGGTCTGACCTACTTCTCAAGCCTGCTTCGTAGACTTGAGAGTAGGGAGGCTTACTGTTATGGGGAAAACGGACTgacctatgggaaaaggtcaagTCGAAACCTTACACACTTAACCAAGCAAATAATAAGCCCTTCCGTTCTCCTCTCTCCAACATCAGAAATTGCCTTCGACTTCGATACAGCTAGCTCCGACAAAGAGATAGAGacgaaaggagagaaagaagaagctCAATCGCCATGGGAGTCTGCTTCCTACTCAGAGTCCTTGGTCGAGGAACATGCCCGCAAGAGCACCACCTCCATCGATTACAAGATCTATAGAGTTTATCAGGAACGCTTTGTTCCTTTGTCGGAcaatgatgacgatgacgatgaggAAGACAACAGTGACTGTTGTGCATCTCAACCAAACAAGCGAATCCGAAGCCGAGAATAAGATGAGGTCGAGCTCAACGTCCCGCCAGCAGGCCAGAAGGACCACAAACCTCAATAAAGCTCAACCACTCGACTAAGGAGGCAGGTCGGTATGGCCCAGGTCGGCATGTCCCAATTCGACACACTTCAGGTTGGCATAGCCCACCTCCTATCAAGGCCCGACCGCATCCACCCAAGATCCTAGCTGAATATCCAAGAAGCCTATCGCGATAGATCTGCCCGAGGTCTTTAGAGGATATCTGCGACACGCTTAGGATCCCTAGATCTTCACCAAGGATCTCAGGAGATTCTCCAAAAGTTCGGAATCTAAATCCCACTACAATACacacctactaaatagggagatctcctctATATCACCTCCtctcttaaactataaatagagacaCCTCTAATGATTAACGGTACGCACAATCTTTACCCTTAAACCCTCAATACTCAACTAGACCCATATTtctttcctgacttaggcatcggagggtccctgctatagccagggtcttccttatCTGTTCCTTATGCAGGTACGCAGGTCCAAAgagggctaaccagatttctgcattaacattaattaatattttatttacttcATGAACATGAAATGCAATCTACATCCATAAATAATATAATCCTAGCAATGTTTTCAAAAGGAAAATTAATAAGATGACTGATGAGTTAACATCTTTAATATCATAATTCAACTAAGGCTCCATATATCAGTTGCAACCCATAAGTATTCCATGGATTACCAACATGCAGGatgcttttgttttttgtttatttCCGGAAACATCCCATGTACAAAGCTACTCATTGATTTCAAGATATGGCATGTTTGCAGAATGTTGCCCTAAGAAAATTATACATGTTTTGTAAATAACTCTTTTAAgcatggaaaaatgaaaaaggaacaTTCATTTTCAACGAATCACATGCATCAGTTATATATGCCGTAGGGAGGATATTAGACCATCAACTCCACGTGGAACGTAAGAAGGATATTTGCCAAAACATCTCACGCTTGTCCAATTAGCCATGCAATCATTGTCCCTTTTTGGAATGAATGTGGAATGTCACCATGCATGTTTTATCTTAGCCATCTATTTGCAGTTAATCAATCGAAGGGATAGGATTGTTCCATTACAGCGACTTCTGTGGAATTCACCATCGAAAGCAAGTCCCATAAAATCTACGGTTTGGATCATATTTAGTCTCTTTATACAAAGAACTTTTCCTTTATAGCGCTTGAGATCCATCTCCCAATGCcgattcatgatggggccatgtaATTGTACTTCATCTAAAAACAACCCCAGCTGCCTGATGCTTGAAGCTGAAAATGGACCGTTGCCCATTTTCTATTATTAATTGTCCGTTGAAGGCCACCTATTGAGTGGATAGGATTGCCCCACAAATGTGATATTGGTATACAGTTGTCCATCCATGGCAAGTTCAGCCAGATAGACGGTCCACATCTTCACCCATAATTGATCAACCAATTAACGGATGGACACAGGAGCGGGTTCtttaaaaaatattcaactcCATCTATAATAAAAGGTAGACGTGTGTGACTTCTTCACTTGTGTTTCCTAATCTATAGTTTTTCTTGTACATTTTCAATGAATGATGGGTGAGAAGGTGAACTAACAACTCCTTCGGAACATCTCCATGTTCTCCTAACAACACATGAAATTATCTAACTTAAACAATCTTATCATCTAAACTCCACTATATAAACCCCATCTTGGTTTCTATCTCAATCACTCATCAGATCGTCTCCGCATCAAAATCTTCCCAGTGCTTGCTCTCAACTTACCATGGCTTCTAACACCAACTTCTTATGTGTGCTTCTTGTAGCTGCTGCGTTTATCGGTAGCCACAATTGCTATGCTGCCCGCCATTTGTTGGACACTCCCGTAGCAGTGGCTCCACCCCCTGCCTTACCCACAGTCCCAACCTTGCCACCAATGCCTGTCTTGCCAACTCTGCCTAAGCCCACATTGCCACCACTGCCTGCGGTCCAGGTGCCCACTCTGCCAACCATACCAACGTTGCCTATGGCCATATTGCCACCATTGCCTGCGGTCCAGTTGCCGACTCAGCCCGCCGTGCCAACATTGCCTAACCCCACATTGCCACCTTTGCCTGAAATTCCTAACATCCCAACCATTCCAACCATCCCTACTATCACGCCTCAGGCCACATtgccaccattgccttccatccCTGGTATTCCAACAATCCCTACAATCCCCACCATTCCAAATATCCCTTCAATACCCACTATCCCTTTCCTCTCTCCACCCCCATCAACCACTAgcccatgatggcccaccttgcatGCACCTTACCTATTTACTTTGTGGTTTGTAGTCTTGTAGTGTATTAGAATTAATCATCGTTTGTATCATTTTGGATAGAAAGTCCTTGGTCGGGTCTTTTGGGGTCACGAGGCATGTCAAGTTGTAGGGGGGATATGGGGAATGTGCTATTCTTTTGCTTTGTATTTGGAAACATGTTGGCATTTGTATCCCACTACAAAAATATACAAATATTTCAttctaataaatatattataggtTATTTGGTTATTCTACTTAAAATTGTTTtaaagaattattttttttttcttatttggttACTAACTATTTTTAGAATTTGTGATAGTAGAATGAATGGCATAAGTTGTTGAAATTGATATATGAGATCTTCCAATCCAGGAGATTTGGGCCATTCACGGTGTGATTCCAACCATTGATTACTGGCTCCTCCTAAAAATTACTGAGATCAGATGCttgtaaccatttgatcaatggatagGAAATTCATGAATATTTATCATACTAGGAAAGGCCCAAATCGAATAACGGTAGGCCTGGCATGATTACCTTTACGATCACTTGTTGGACCTTTCCTCCATCCACCTCAtatccattgatcaaatggttaggatcattagatGGAGTGATATTTGGACGGCGTAGACAATCAAAGATGGGACTCTCATCATGAGAGATCCAGATTAATGATTGATCCAGTATTTTAGTAAATAGGGAGCATTCATTTACCTCACATTGAGTGGATAGTTGGGATCATCTACTCAAACTGATTATTGGGAGGGATCAACAATCAAAAGTAGGCCACAGATGATGAACGGTTCATAAACATTATTTGACCTTTCAATGtactttattatattattttggaccatccatttttttctttagattgattggatggttaggatcattagatCACAGTGACTTTAAGAGGCTCAACAATCAGAGGTGAGatacacatgatggacgatcgaTATCATTGATTGGACTTTTTTAATACAAATAAATATGGTTGTCTAATGGACCACAAGTTAGTAATTTGTGGAGTGTTTAGAAAACTTTGGCAAAGTTTTTATAATATGCACATTTGTGTTctaaactgtggcccaccatgaatagtGGACAGATATGATTTTTCGGCCTGGGCCTTAACACAGCAAGAGCCTTATGTTGAATAATAGCCTGGATCTCTTGCCCACtttccatgttggcacatgtaatGGTATGCAGATAAGCTGCTGTGTACATGCACGTTGGTAACTAAAGGCTATTTAAGTTTGCTGGAATTAGTTTTGGTAAGCCCAAGCCCAGCGTGTACAGAGCCACTCATTTACACACTCACATCTGCCTGCGTGGCCAACAGAATTGCTATGCCGTCCATCAAGTGAGTCTCTGACTCGGTAGATGTTCTTGACAAAAGAATAAATCTGGTCCATTTAGTTGGTGGACGACAGTTGTTGGAATTGATAGGTATAATTCGATAATGGTACAAGAGAAAAGACAATTGTGTAGGTGGGGCCCAATTTCTAGAAATCTTAATGGTTGATTTCATAGGCAGAATGGGGCATCTCCTAATATCCCCTCATCCAAATGATCCTATTCATTCAATGAGATGAAAATTTACGGCCAATAGTCGACAACAGATATTGTTACGATCGTCGAGCGGACAAGATCCCTCCATCTTCTATTTGGGCAGTAGATTTGTTACCATAGGCCCCACCCAATTCTTCTGAGCTCGGCTCGTGCATTGGTGCGGCTGCACTCAATCGCTCATGGCACACGTGTACAGAATCCAAGCCGTTGATCAGAGGCAACCCCAGCATTGAGCTTTTTGGTTCAAGAATCAGGCTATTGGCTGATTGACTACTGTCACCCAACCCTATGATATTAAGTTTGGAACTCAACCAACCTGAACTATCAGATACGGGATAGACACGTGTGACAATTCATCACCTGTTTAAAAATTGCCATGATTCATCAAGCTTACCAGGGTATAGTTGTAttacaatccagaccgtccagcttACTAATCGAACGGTGGGTGGGGGCATGAATTAAAAGTTTATCTGAGAATTGCGATACTatagtaaccatctgattttaccCTAAGAATTTGGGTCGGTCACTACTTGAGTTGGATGGTTAATCTTTTAATCAATATGCATTAAGAGCGCAACATGCGATGACAAGCCACCGTCATTTTGTAAATGGTGTGAGTCTAGCCCAAAGAAACAAAAATCCAACAATTCTAAGACGCATACGGAACAAAGGACTAAAGTAGCCCATTACATCTTATctatgtgcaagatccaagccgtccatatggGTCCTACCGTGTAGAAAAAAGCTGATGGCACATATATCTATCAAAATGTGGGTCTATAGGCCGAAAGTGACCAATTTGataaccctttaaaaaaaaaaaaaaaaaaaggctttggTCTTTGAGGTCTCAAGATTAGAATGTCATCAAATTGCAGCATAGGactgtttttttaaattttcgcCTAGGAGTCGAAGCCCTGTCCATGCGacagggaggaaaaaaaaaaagcatacctAACCCCAGCCCACATGGCGGGTTAGGCCAGAGCCTCATGGACCTGACTAAGACCCAATATCATCACATCCGGGGGATTTTTACAGCATGGGCCATCCACATCCCGAGAATTTTGTAGAATCTGTATAGAAATTCTCCGT
This region of Magnolia sinica isolate HGM2019 chromosome 1, MsV1, whole genome shotgun sequence genomic DNA includes:
- the LOC131245654 gene encoding protein PELPK1-like — protein: MASNTNFLCVLLVAAAFIGSHNCYAARHLLDTPVAVAPPPALPTVPTLPPMPVLPTLPKPTLPPLPAVQVPTLPTIPTLPMAILPPLPAVQLPTQPAVPTLPNPTLPPLPEIPNIPTIPTIPTITPQATLPPLPSIPGIPTIPTIPTIPNIPSIPTIPFLSPPPSTTSP